A stretch of Vigna angularis cultivar LongXiaoDou No.4 chromosome 4, ASM1680809v1, whole genome shotgun sequence DNA encodes these proteins:
- the LOC108331264 gene encoding transcription factor HEC3, which yields MRRDIVRLFITTVLFYPFSQSFLNPFRLLLLLTLKTPTQHIVHAHMDTNLNTTFTNVNTTYNHETMTTDQQHNIILHDHHQIPMDVGIWSNHHHPFHPQPSSSSSTNFLTDVLGIQFEEDEEEELGAMKEMMYQMAAMQPVDIDPATVRKPKRRNVRISDDPQSVAARHRREKISEKIRILQRLVPGGTKMDTASMLDEAIRYVKFLKRQIRFLQSTPQIHSVNATAPNSDCPFPPTTLHASTSVNLPLGIQFNADHLQHSSGDNENEERIQV from the exons ATGCGGCGAGATATCGTTAGGTTATTTATAACTACTGTACTTTTCTACCCATTTTCTCAATCCTTTTTAAACCCTTTTAGACTTTTACTCCTCTTAACCTTAAAAACACCAACACAACACATTGTGCATGCCCACATGGATACCAACCTCAACACTACATTCACAAACGTTAACACCACTTACAATCACGAGACCATGACCACAGATCAACAACACAACATCATCCTCCACGATCATCACCAAATTCCAATGGATGTTGGAATTTGGTCCAATCACCACCACCCTTTTCACCCACaaccctcttcctcctcttcaacTAATTTCCTAACCGACGTCTTGGGAATCCAGTTTGAAGAAGACGAAGAGGAAGAGCTCGGAGCGATGAAGGAGATGATGTACCAGATGGCAGCGATGCAACCGGTCGACATAGACCCTGCCACCGTCAGAAAACCCAAGAGGCGAAACGTCCGCATAAGTGATGACCCTCAGAGTGTGGCTGCACGTCATCGAAGAGAGAAGATCAGTGAGAAAATCCGTATCCTTCAAAGACTTGTCCCTGGTGGAACCAAAATGGACACTGCTTCCATGCTTGACGAAGCCATTCGCTATGTCAAGTTCTTGAAGCGACAAATCAGGTTCCTTCAATCAACACCACAGATTCACTCCGTTAATGCCACTGCTCCCAACTCCGATTGCCCTTTTCCACCAACTACATTGCACGCTTCCACCTCCGTCAACCTGCCTCTTGGAATCCAATTCAACGCCGACCACCTTCAACATTCATCGG GGGACAATGAAAATGAGGAAAGGATTCAAGTGTAA